One window of the Puntigrus tetrazona isolate hp1 chromosome 13, ASM1883169v1, whole genome shotgun sequence genome contains the following:
- the pde10a gene encoding cAMP and cAMP-inhibited cGMP 3',5'-cyclic phosphodiesterase 10A isoform X4 translates to MEDGPPSTSCFRRFTDCFLGSSLTDEKVKAYLSLHPQMLDEFVLESVSAETVDRWLKRKNSSQPADESSAKEVSRYQDTNMQSVVYELNSYMEQRLDTGGDNKLLLYELCNIIKTATKADGFALYFLGECNNSLCLFTPTGAKEGLPGLIPSGPITFGTTIAAHVAKTRKTLLVEDIMGDERFPHGTGQDSGIRVHSVLCLPILTAIGDLIAILELHRHLGREPFNLSHQEVATANLAWASVAIHQVQVCRGLAKQTELNDFLLDVSKTYFDNIVAIDSLLEHIMIYAKNLVNADRCALFQVDHNNKELYSDLFDIGEENEGKPVFRKTKEIRFSIEKGIAGQVARTGEVLNIPDAYADPRFNREVDLYTGYTTRNILCMPIVSRGTVIGVVQMVNKLGGSAFTKTDENNFKMFAVFCALALHCANMYHRIRHSECIYRVTMEKLSYHSICTSEEWKTLTQLSLPSAIYKEIELFHFDIAPFEELWPAIFVYMVHSSCGKTSFELEKLCRFTMSVRKNYRRVPYHNWKHAVTVAHCMYAILQKTTGIFTELERKGLLIACLCHDLDHRGYSNSYLQKFDHPLAALYSTSTMEQHHFSQTVSILQLEGHNIFSNLTSSEYEQVLEIIRKAIIATDLALYFGNRKQLAELLATGALDLNNRAHRDRVIGLMMTACDLCSVTKLWPVTRLTANDIYAEFWAEGDEMKKIGMQPIPMMDRDKKDEVPQGQVGFYNAVAIPCYTTLSELFPPSNPLLTACRENLSQWEQIVRGEDASAWAPTEEAELSETSDSGPVKVDN, encoded by the exons GTCTGACGGATGAGAAAGTGAAGGCTTATCTCTCGCTCCACCCGCAGATGCTGGATGAGTTTGTGTTGGAGAGCGTGAGTGCAGAGACTGTAGACAGATGGCTGAAACGAAAGAACAGCAGCCAACCTGCAG ATGAATCTTCAGCTAAAGAAGTTAGCAGG TACCAGGACACGAATATGCAGAGCGTCGTATATGAGCTCAACAGCTACATGGAGCAGCGGCTGGACACTGGAGGAGACAACAAACTACTGCTCTATGAGTTGTGCAACATCATCAAAACAG CCACAAAAGCTGATGGATTTGCACTTTACTTCCTTGGAGAATGCAACAAT AGTTTATGTTTGTTCACTCCGACGGGGGCAAAAGAGGGGCTTCCTGGGCTCATCCCCTCTGGTCCCATCACATTTGGGACCACCATCGCCGCTCACGTTGCAAAGACACGCAAGACACTACTTGTAGAGGACATCATGGGG GATGAGAGGTTTCCTCATGGCACAGGGCAGGACTCAGGGATTCGTGTACATTCTGTTTTGTGTCTACCCATCCTCACCGCCATCGGAGACCTCATTGCTATCCTGGAGCTGCACCGGCACCTGGGCAGAGAGCCCTTCAACCTCAGCCACCAGGAG gttgcAACAGCAAATTTGGCCTGGGCGTCTGTAGCTATACACCAAGTCCag GTCTGCAGAGGTCTTGCCAAACAGACAGAACTTAATGACTTTCTCCTAGATGTGTCAAA AACATACTTTGACAACATAGTGGCAATAGATTCTCTACTTGAACATATCATG atATATGCAAAAAACCTGGTTAATGCAGACAGATGTGCGCTCTTCCAGGTAGATCACAATAACAAAGAGCTGTACTCTGACCTGTTTGATATCGGGGAGGAGAATGAAGGGAAACCCGTCTTTAGGAAAACCAAAGAAATTAG GTTTTCTATAGAGAAAGGTATAGCAGGTCAGGTGGCGAGAACAGGAGAAGTTTTGAATATTCCAGATGCCTATGCAGACCCCCGTTTCAACAG AGAAGTAGATCTCTACACTGGCTACACGACGCGGAATATCCTGTGCATGCCCATAGTCAGCCGTGGGACTGTGATTGGTGTTGTACAAATGGTGAACAAGCTGGGAGGAAGTGCCTTCACTAAAACTGATGAGAACAACTTTAAGATGTTTGCCGTCTTCTGTGCTTTGGCCTTACACTGTGCAAAT atgTATCACCGGATTAGACATTCAGAGTGCATTTACCGGGTGACGATGGAGAAGCTTTCGTACCACAGCATCTGCACGTCAGAGGAGTGGAAGACCCTCACACAACTCTCCCTCCCTTCAGCCATATATAAAGAGATCGAACT GTTTCACTTTGACATCGCTCCTTTTGAGGAACTGTGGCCTGCGATATTTGTATATATGGTTCACAGTTCATGTGGAAAAACCAG CTTTGAGCTGGAGAAACTGTGTCGCTTCACTATGTCAGTGCGGAAAAATTACAGACGCGTTCCATATCACAACTGGAAGCACGCTGTGACGGTGGCACACTGCATGTATGCCATCCTGCAAAAAACCACTGGGATCTTCACTGAGCTTGAG AGGAAAGGCTTGCTGATTGCCTGTTTATGTCATGACCTGGACCACCGCGGTTACAGTAACAGTTATCTACAGAAGTTTGACCATCCGCTGGCTGCCCTGTATTCCACATCCACCATGGAACAGCATCACTTTTCACAGACTGTGTCCATCCTGCAG CTGGAAGGGCACAATATTTTCTCCAACCTGACTTCCAGTGAGTATGAGCAGGTGCTGGAGATCATCAGGAAGGCCATCATTGCTACGGACCTCGCCTTGTACTTTGGCAACCGCAAACAGCTCGCTGAACTGCTGGCCACAGGAGCCCTGGACCTGAACAACCGTGCtcacag GGATCGTGTGATCGGTCTGATGATGACAGCCTGTGATCTCTGCTCTGTGACCAAACTGTGGCCCGTCACACGACTCACGGCCAATGACATCTATGCTGAGTTTTGGGCTGAG GGGGATGAAATGAAGAAGATTGGAATGCAGCCCATCCCTATGATGGACAGAGATAAAAAGGATGAGGTTCCCCAGGGACAG GTGGGGTTTTACAATGCTGTGGCTATTCCCTGTTATACCACCCTGTCAGAGCTGTTTCCTCCCTCCAACCCTCTGCTTACAGCCTGCAG GGAAAACCTGTCCCAGTGGGAACAAATCGTGCGGGGAGAGGACGCCTCCGCGTGGGCTCCCACCGAAGAGGCCGAGCTGAGCGAGACGTCAGACAGCGGACCAGTAAAAGTGGACAACTGA